Proteins encoded within one genomic window of Synechococcus sp. PCC 7335:
- a CDS encoding malectin domain-containing carbohydrate-binding protein → MIDAFSGITPVDSIDPNQTGSAKISILPDSGIQKSSFGTQSFTVENTGSKRIAAIYFDVTEALYLDTVFDPVGLAGDSASRGLEYSSTGNTGAIEPSAGDKLAPFYGTGGSSGYKGMLLTFDANIDGGYSSGEIIKFGVDMDSNSIIGLPKDPVDINGADPRIASWDIGGVSGAELINSKVHILFTDGTTAVGELASDGSQGGSVAVASQVALDKQVSLTVNGVTEGGSGLYSQSNIQVLVSGQAGDTVRVVLSKGFIQPFEYTDPDGNVIDLSNQFVGSPFPANNAVQFQTVDVLLDGTSQDITSLFDFGAPNGIPAFPGDSELPISFVANAVDSSELPAGPVTEPIYLLHDATLPVIDTTAPTASLQTTSLILPIDGSDAAQFVIEYSDNAAVDVSTLDSQDLVVTGPNGAQTLSFVSADVNSNGAIRQATYELAAPAGGWQNADAGSYSVSLAANEVADTSGNVAAAGSIGSFNITVSEPPTLGNGPLRIEAEDYKAGTNGVEYFDTTAGNGGGEYRSDDVDIAVTGDVEGDFNIGIIAAGEYLTYDVNIATAGTYEITLRLASGRSKDRDVDVSIGGQTFTITVPTTGSWGTYQDFTITDVDLAAGLQEIKVAFPDGKLNFNYFDITQKGVAAPDDTAPTAALQTPTLIVPAQSSDDALFVVEYADNVAVDIDSLGAQDLSVVGPFGVQAVTFVSADVNSDGAVRQATYSIAAPTGGWETTDSGSYTIAVVAGEVVDTSGNAVAAGSLGDITLSVEEPTPDTTAPTASLQTTSLILPIDGSDAAQFVIEYSDNAAVDVSTLDSQDLVVTGPNGAQTLSFVSADVNSNGAIRQATYELAAPAGGWQNADAGSYSVSLAANEVADTSGNSVAAGAIGSFEVTVGQPSQPEALRINAGGGNYIDTLGNQWVAGGDYLTKGKTTDTIAPIFKTEDDTIYQTAAVSRKKNAPANFVIPVDNGNYALNLHFAEIVHDDFGQRLFDIILEGETVLSDLDIFEKSKNAFFPGKDSALVLNFQDIDVSDGALNLTVESTVDKSIISGIEVIPIVGPQVILRQSDRETNVAEAGNNDTYEIVLNTQPTADVVIQIQSDTQQLVTDQTTLTFTPANWNTAQTVLVTAVDDELKEGTETYQIAHTVSSQDSNYNNLAVSDVSTTISDNDVPIIGFTQKTVANPVLPTRGTWGPDGRLYVGTYLGEINAYTFDDDYNVIDTQVINTLTGLDNPNILGIAFNPFSTATNPEIYVAHSQLYANGGSSFPETELSPYSGQVSILSGPNFSTLTPLITGLPVSNHDHGVNGLEFDDQGDLLIAIGGNTNAGVPNDNIGGIPESPFAAAIIKAEITKPGFNGAVEYVLPPDFVPPAGLTFDPEDSQTWGEIVDVAPGVDVSLYGAGLRNPFDLVWTTQGKLYATDNGANAGLGNVSTSATTEAPFTEDVPDELNLVVEGGYYGHPNRNLGRYDNRFNQYYSYLDESIPGVYNAPLAFTPASTNGLEEYRATTFEGQLKGDLLAQQWNNELHRYKLSEDGLSVVQQEAFTGITDALDIVTGPGGAIVGVDLSDNSITVSLPDDLTVRGLQAYDIFPWRAPAIGGKEFVVGGTGFGDISDTTVTFGSTSAQLTYVSDNRIKGLFPALTPTGNLLDITVASAGDVSTIEDAFLAV, encoded by the coding sequence ATGATTGATGCATTTTCCGGAATCACACCAGTCGACTCTATAGATCCCAACCAAACAGGCTCTGCCAAAATCAGTATCCTACCTGATAGCGGTATTCAGAAATCTAGCTTTGGGACACAATCATTCACAGTTGAAAACACAGGCAGCAAAAGAATCGCGGCTATCTACTTTGATGTCACAGAGGCTCTTTACTTGGATACAGTGTTCGATCCGGTGGGTTTAGCTGGAGACAGTGCATCTCGTGGCCTGGAATATAGCAGTACTGGGAACACAGGCGCTATTGAACCCAGCGCTGGTGATAAGCTAGCCCCTTTCTATGGAACAGGTGGCAGTAGTGGCTACAAGGGCATGCTTTTGACCTTCGATGCCAATATCGACGGTGGCTACAGCAGCGGCGAAATTATTAAATTCGGCGTTGATATGGACTCCAACTCAATCATCGGACTTCCTAAAGACCCGGTTGACATTAATGGAGCCGACCCTAGAATAGCGTCTTGGGATATTGGAGGTGTTTCGGGCGCGGAACTAATCAATTCTAAGGTTCACATACTATTTACTGATGGAACGACTGCGGTTGGAGAGCTTGCTAGTGATGGTTCTCAAGGAGGGAGTGTCGCGGTTGCTTCTCAAGTAGCATTAGATAAGCAAGTCAGCCTGACTGTCAACGGCGTTACAGAAGGTGGCTCTGGGCTGTATTCTCAATCTAACATTCAGGTGTTAGTTTCTGGACAAGCTGGTGATACCGTCCGCGTTGTTCTATCAAAAGGGTTTATCCAACCTTTTGAATACACCGATCCCGACGGTAATGTGATCGATCTATCGAACCAGTTTGTAGGCTCTCCCTTCCCAGCCAACAATGCAGTTCAATTCCAAACAGTTGATGTACTCCTAGACGGTACATCGCAAGATATCACATCACTATTTGATTTTGGCGCTCCTAACGGTATCCCGGCATTTCCGGGTGACAGCGAGCTACCCATATCATTTGTTGCAAACGCAGTCGACAGCAGCGAACTACCAGCTGGTCCAGTAACTGAGCCAATCTATCTACTTCATGATGCGACTCTTCCAGTCATAGATACGACCGCCCCTACGGCTAGTCTACAGACGACCTCACTGATCCTACCGATAGATGGTAGTGATGCAGCGCAGTTTGTCATCGAGTACAGCGACAACGCTGCCGTCGATGTCAGTACCTTAGATAGTCAGGACCTAGTCGTCACTGGACCGAACGGGGCACAGACACTCAGCTTCGTTAGCGCAGATGTCAACAGTAACGGCGCTATCAGACAGGCAACCTACGAGCTTGCTGCGCCCGCAGGCGGCTGGCAGAACGCGGATGCTGGTAGCTACAGCGTATCTCTTGCCGCTAATGAAGTCGCTGATACTAGCGGTAACGTAGCCGCTGCTGGCAGCATCGGTAGCTTCAACATCACCGTCAGCGAACCGCCTACGCTGGGTAATGGGCCCCTAAGGATAGAAGCCGAAGACTATAAAGCGGGTACAAACGGTGTCGAGTACTTCGATACGACTGCGGGCAACGGCGGTGGCGAGTACCGCAGTGACGATGTTGACATCGCAGTCACAGGCGATGTTGAAGGCGACTTCAATATCGGCATCATCGCCGCAGGCGAGTACCTTACCTACGATGTGAACATCGCTACAGCAGGGACCTACGAGATCACCCTTCGACTCGCTTCTGGCAGAAGCAAAGATAGAGATGTAGACGTTTCTATTGGAGGTCAGACCTTCACCATCACCGTACCGACTACCGGCAGCTGGGGAACCTACCAAGACTTTACTATCACTGATGTCGACCTGGCAGCAGGGCTACAGGAGATCAAAGTTGCCTTCCCCGATGGCAAACTCAACTTCAACTACTTCGACATCACTCAAAAAGGTGTGGCTGCGCCTGATGACACCGCGCCGACCGCAGCGTTGCAGACCCCTACACTGATAGTTCCAGCACAAAGTAGTGACGATGCGCTGTTTGTGGTCGAGTATGCCGACAACGTTGCTGTCGACATAGACAGCCTAGGCGCTCAAGACCTCTCGGTAGTCGGTCCGTTTGGCGTTCAAGCAGTCACGTTCGTCAGCGCCGACGTGAACAGTGACGGTGCAGTTAGACAAGCTACCTATTCAATTGCCGCACCGACTGGTGGTTGGGAAACAACAGACTCAGGTTCTTACACTATCGCAGTAGTCGCTGGTGAAGTCGTAGATACTAGCGGCAACGCTGTCGCAGCAGGCTCTCTAGGCGATATCACTCTCAGCGTCGAAGAACCGACGCCAGATACGACCGCCCCTACGGCTAGTCTGCAGACGACCTCACTGATCCTACCGATAGATGGTAGTGATGCAGCGCAGTTTGTCATCGAGTACAGCGACAACGCTGCCGTCGATGTCAGTACCTTAGATAGTCAGGACCTAGTCGTCACTGGACCGAACGGGGCACAGACACTCAGCTTCGTTAGCGCAGATGTCAACAGTAACGGCGCTATCAGACAGGCAACCTACGAGCTTGCTGCGCCCGCAGGCGGCTGGCAGAACGCGGATGCTGGTAGCTACAGCGTATCTCTTGCCGCTAATGAAGTCGCTGATACTAGCGGTAACTCGGTTGCCGCAGGCGCTATCGGTTCGTTTGAGGTTACTGTCGGTCAGCCCTCTCAACCTGAGGCCTTGCGTATCAATGCAGGTGGCGGTAACTACATAGACACTTTAGGAAATCAATGGGTCGCTGGGGGAGATTACCTAACCAAAGGTAAAACTACCGACACCATTGCGCCTATCTTCAAAACAGAAGACGACACAATCTATCAAACTGCTGCTGTCAGTAGAAAGAAGAATGCACCTGCTAACTTTGTCATTCCCGTTGATAATGGGAACTACGCACTGAACCTGCACTTTGCTGAGATCGTCCACGATGACTTTGGTCAAAGGCTGTTCGACATCATTTTGGAGGGAGAAACGGTTCTTAGCGATCTAGATATCTTCGAAAAATCCAAGAATGCCTTTTTCCCTGGCAAAGATTCAGCCCTCGTCCTCAACTTTCAAGATATCGATGTCTCCGATGGTGCATTGAATCTAACGGTCGAGTCTACCGTTGACAAATCAATCATCTCTGGAATTGAAGTGATTCCGATTGTGGGTCCTCAGGTGATTCTAAGACAGTCTGATCGAGAAACAAATGTTGCAGAAGCTGGTAACAATGATACTTACGAAATCGTTCTAAACACTCAGCCCACAGCAGATGTCGTCATTCAGATTCAGTCCGATACCCAGCAATTGGTTACCGATCAAACCACGCTGACCTTTACACCCGCTAACTGGAATACTGCACAAACTGTACTGGTTACCGCTGTAGATGACGAGCTAAAAGAAGGTACAGAAACTTACCAAATCGCTCACACAGTCAGCAGTCAGGACAGTAACTACAACAATCTAGCCGTTTCCGACGTTTCTACTACCATTTCTGACAACGATGTTCCAATCATCGGCTTCACTCAAAAGACAGTCGCTAATCCAGTACTGCCAACACGCGGTACCTGGGGACCAGACGGTCGACTATACGTCGGCACTTACTTAGGTGAAATCAATGCCTACACCTTTGATGATGATTACAACGTCATCGATACTCAAGTCATTAATACGCTAACCGGGCTGGATAATCCCAACATACTAGGCATTGCGTTCAACCCCTTTAGTACTGCTACGAATCCTGAAATCTATGTAGCGCATAGCCAGCTTTACGCTAACGGCGGCAGCAGTTTTCCTGAGACAGAACTATCCCCGTATAGTGGACAAGTATCAATTCTTTCAGGCCCTAACTTTAGTACGCTGACCCCTCTAATTACAGGGTTGCCTGTCTCTAACCACGACCATGGCGTCAATGGCCTCGAATTTGACGACCAAGGCGACTTATTGATTGCTATTGGTGGAAACACGAATGCAGGAGTTCCCAATGACAACATTGGTGGCATTCCAGAATCACCTTTTGCCGCTGCTATCATCAAAGCTGAAATTACAAAGCCTGGTTTTAATGGCGCGGTAGAGTATGTTCTCCCACCCGATTTTGTTCCCCCAGCAGGACTAACTTTTGACCCAGAAGATAGCCAGACATGGGGAGAAATTGTAGATGTTGCGCCCGGCGTGGATGTTTCTCTGTATGGCGCTGGCCTCAGGAACCCATTCGACTTGGTGTGGACAACCCAAGGCAAGCTGTACGCAACTGACAATGGAGCAAACGCAGGTCTTGGGAATGTTTCTACATCGGCTACTACCGAAGCGCCTTTTACAGAAGACGTTCCAGACGAACTGAACTTGGTTGTAGAAGGCGGCTATTATGGTCATCCCAACCGTAACCTTGGCCGGTATGACAATCGCTTCAATCAGTACTATAGCTATCTAGATGAGAGCATTCCGGGCGTTTACAACGCACCGTTGGCGTTCACACCCGCTTCTACTAACGGCCTTGAAGAATACCGTGCGACCACCTTTGAAGGACAGCTAAAAGGTGATTTGCTTGCGCAGCAGTGGAATAATGAGCTTCATCGATACAAGCTATCCGAGGATGGACTATCTGTTGTTCAGCAGGAAGCGTTCACCGGGATTACCGATGCTCTAGATATTGTCACAGGTCCTGGTGGCGCGATTGTCGGTGTCGATCTTAGCGACAACTCAATTACGGTTTCTCTACCTGACGACCTAACGGTTCGAGGATTGCAGGCATATGACATATTCCCATGGCGGGCACCTGCAATTGGAGGAAAGGAGTTTGTGGTTGGTGGCACAGGCTTTGGTGATATATCGGATACAACTGTCACATTCGGTAGT